A single region of the Zonotrichia leucophrys gambelii isolate GWCS_2022_RI chromosome 9, RI_Zleu_2.0, whole genome shotgun sequence genome encodes:
- the TBL1XR1 gene encoding F-box-like/WD repeat-containing protein TBL1XR1 produces MSISSDEVNFLVYRYLQESGFSHSAFTFGIESHISQSNINGALVPPAALISIIQKGLQYVEAEVSINEDGTLFDGRPIESLSLIDAVMPDVVQTRQQAYRDKLAQQQAAAAAAAAATNQQGSAKNGENTANGEENGAHTIANNHTDMMEVDGDVEIPPNKAVVLRGHESEVFICAWNPVSDLLASGSGDSTARIWNLSENSTSGSTQLVLRHCIREGGQDVPSNKDVTSLDWNSEGTLLATGSYDGFARIWTKDGNLASTLGQHKGPIFALKWNKKGNFILSAGVDKTTIIWDAHTGEAKQQFPFHSAPALDVDWQSNNTFASCSTDMCIHVCKLGQDRPIKTFQGHTNEVNAIKWDPTGNLLASCSDDMTLKIWSMKQDSCVHDLQAHNKEIYTIKWSPTGPGTNNPNANLMLASASFDSTVRLWDVDRGICIHTLTKHQEPVYSVAFSPDGRYLASGSFDKCVHIWNTQTGALVHSYRGTGGIFEVCWNAAGDKVGASASDGSVCVLDLRK; encoded by the exons ATGAGTATAAGCAGTGATGAGGTTAACTTCCTGGTATATAGATACTTGCAAGAGTCAG GGTTTTCCCATTCAGCATTTACCTTTGGTATAGAGAGCCATATCAGCCAGTCTAATATAAATGGTGCTCTGGTGCCACCAGCTGCTTTGATTTCCATCATCCAGAAAGGTCTGCAGTATGTAGAGGCAGAAGTCAGTATTAATGAG GATGGTACCTTGTTTGATGGTAGGCCGATAGAGTCTCTCTCACTGATAGATGCAGTGATGCCTGATGTGGTACAGACAAGACAACAGGCCTACAGAGACAAACTTGCAcaacagcaggcagcagctgctgcagctgcagctgccaccaaCCAACAGGGATCAGcgaaaaatggagaaaatactGCAAATGGAGAGGAGAATGGAGCACACACTATAGCAA ATAATCACACGGATATGATGGAAGTAGATGGAGATGTGGAAATCCCTCCCAACAAGGCAGTGGTGCTGCGTGGCCACGAGTCCGAAGTGTTCATCTGTGCCTGGAATCCCGTCAGTGACCTTCTGGCCTCAGG GTCTGGCGATTCGACGGCGCGGATCTGGAACCTGAGCGAGAACAGCACGAGCGGCTCCACGCAGCTGGTGCTGCGGCACTGCATCCGCGAGGGCGGGCAGGATGTGCCCAGCAACAAGGACGTCACCTCGCTGGACTGGAAC AGTGAAGGTACACTTCTAGCAACTGGGTCTTACGATGGCTTTGCAAGGATATGGACTAAAGATG GTAATCTTGCCAGCACCTTAGGGCAACATAAAGGTCCTATATTTGCGTTAAAATGGAACAAGAAAGGAAACTTCATTTTAAGTGCAGGAGTGGACAAG ACCACAATTATTTGGGATGCCCACACTGGCGAAGCCAAGCAGCAGTTTCCTTTTCATTCTG cacCAGCATTAGATGTTGATTGGCAGAGTAACAACACATTTGCCTCTTGCAGTACAGACATGTGTATTCACGTTTGTAAACTAGGACAAGATAGGCCCATCAAAACCTTCCAGGGTCACACA AATGAAGTAAATGCAATCAAATGGGATCCAACTGGTAATCTGCTGGCATCCTGCTCTGATGACATGACTCTAAAG ATCTGGAGTATGAAACAAGACAGTTGTGTCCATGATTTACAAGCACACAACAAAGAAATTTATACTATCAAATGGAGTCCTACAGGACCAGGAACAAATAATCCAAATGCCAATCTTATGTTAGCAAG TGCATCCTTTGATTCTACTGTTAGGTTATGGGATGTAGACAGAGGAATTTGTATTCATACTCTGACAAAACATCAAGAACCTGTGTACAGTGTAGCTTTCAGTCCTGATGGCAGGTACCTGGCCAGTGGCTCCTTTGATAAATGTGTACACATCTGGAATACACAG ACAGGTGCCCTAGTTCACAGTTATCGGGGAACAGGAGGGATTTTTGAGGTTtgctggaatgcagcaggaGACAAAGTTGGAGCAAGTGCTTCAGATGGTTCA GTTTGTGTACTAGACCTCCGGAAATAG